Below is a window of Panthera leo isolate Ple1 chromosome B4, P.leo_Ple1_pat1.1, whole genome shotgun sequence DNA.
TTAAAACTGATTATAGATCTTGTTTGGTTTTCTTAATAGTTTTTAGcagtttaatttatttctgaacaCAAACTTaggtttcttttaataaattttataagtcAATAGaatagattttcttttgaaatcttaaTTTCATTAGAATTGGTTGTGCAACTTACTGAGTATACATGATAGGatgtatatataacatagattttgtacattttttcttaaGGAAGAACAATTTAACCTTTTATGCTTGTGCTTTCTACCTTTTGGGACTAATGCAGATACACTGAAGCCAAAACCTGAaagtaaatcatttttattgctaaaaattaaTTGACAagtgttaaagagaaaaattcacaATTACTATTAAAGAACTGAAGGCTTAGTATATATAATTTAGGAATTGCTACTACTCACATAACTGTTCAGCTTTATGTGAAGGTTAACAGAAAGGGGTTCTTGCACTGAAGCTAAAGATTAACACgatgtattattttaaactagAATTTTTAAACCACTCTAAACAATTACATTCTTCTTAGCTAATGTTATAATTGTATCATATCATTTAGGTTCAAGTTCTTCCTTCAAAGAGTCATCAGAATAACATGGATTGAAGAGACTTTCGAACACTTGCCATCTCTTGCTGCTGCTGTTATGTGAAAGGaaatattaaacatttgtttaatttttagataAGTGTTATACATATttcagcaaataaaatatttcagtgcttgcattaatccttattttttctcaatttaaaatataatgactTACAGTTtccatcataatttttttttgcaacataGCCATTTCTTTTCTAAGTTCATTTTGTGCGCCCGTAAGTAGATTATCATGATTCTTTTCCAAGTCCTCCATACTCTAAAACGCAAAAGGCTAGTTCAGTTACCACCACTTTTCATCTCAGATTCTAAACTTGTATAATTAGTATTCAAAAGTAGGATCttcaggggtgcatgggtggctcagtcagttaagtgtccgacttggctcaggtcacaatcttgcagtcagtggatttgagccctgcatcggcctcttgtgctgacaactcagagcctggagactgcttcagattctatgtctccctcactctctgcccctcccctactcgtgctctctctctctctctctctctctctcaaaaataaacattaaaaaaaaaattaaagtggtgcctgggttgctgagttggttaagcatcccactcttgatttcggctcaggtcatgatctcacagttcatgagtttgagtaccatgttgggctttgcactggcagcacagagcctgcttgagattctctctccctctctctctgcccctcctctgctcacgctcatactctctctcaacataaataaactttaaaaaaatttttttaaaggtaggatCTTTAAATAATGTGCattatttatctaaataaaaattttctaagtAATAGAAGAAACCAAGACATGCactaaaggaataaaaagcatcaGACATGGATCAAATGTTATTATAGGAGGTACGACAGTAGTGTATTTTACTCAAAATAACAAGTTAATGAGCTGTTAAGGTCAAAATAGAAccaaaaaaaataccataatttttaaaatttctaataagcTTTCAAAATATCAGGCAgttatgttattatattattatgactAATAGTGGGGTGTGAATTTATTAGAGGGAATAAAATGATCTATAATATACTTTTTTCAATTTATGAGAAACAAATTATGTTATAAATCTTTACTATTCATCTAACAAACAGTGATCTTAACTCCTACTATCTAAAAAGTACTATATTAAGTGTAtggaaaaatttagaaacaataaTACATGATCACGCTTTTATCACAGTAAGAAGAAACATATAAACAATGCAAAATTTTGTAACAGGAATGGAAATGCAACTTGCTATGGCTATGTAGTAGAAAATATACGATTAATTCCAATTTAGTTGTCAAAAGAATACAATTTCAatagagagaaaaagtaaaagtattttaGGGCAAGAGCATAAGCATAATGGAAGTACATAGTGAGTGAGTTCAGAGAAAGCAATTATCTGGAGGAGTGGGAATTACCAGACAAATGTAGTAATTGAAGCATAAAAAGAAGATAACATTATGGGCTGGGGCGGGAGGGAGATCTTGAATACCTAAGAATTGAAAATGAGAAGTTACTGACTTTCAGGAGGGAAAAGATGTTTTAGGAAGATAGTATGACAGACCTATGAAGGGTagtttgaagaacagaaagatcAGTTGAGGTTTAATAGTACAAGCAAAGAATGATGAGGTTGTAAACTAGGATAGTAGCACTGGGAATTGAGAGAAAGAACCACTGCAGAAGCAAAAATTACAGGACCTACTAATAAATGGATGTGAAGAATAAGGGAGATGTAGGAATCAAATATAATACTAAAATTCCTAATCTAAGTGTAACATTTAgtgataagattttaaaaaaatctagtacTTCATCTACCTTCACCAATTAACAAATGGTTTTTAGAGTGCATTAAAGCAAGCTGAttgggatctttttttaaaaaaacgtgtatttatttttgagagagcgcaattgggaggggggcagagagagggggacagaggattcaaagcataCTCCACgatgacagcagggagcccaatgtgggccttgaactcacgaactgaaccatgagatcatgacctaagccaaagtcagacactcaaccgagccaccaaGGTGCGCCTGATtggaaacacttttaaaaataactttggtgtacatacatattaaacttctttaaaaataattgttttaaactattttactAGTTTATTCAGAGCATCCCAATTCCTTTAAAAGGggtgacattttaacatttgaacAAGATTATCTAAAAGGATCCcccacatcaaaaaaaaaaaaaaagtacgtgcAGGATTCCAATGAACTCCTATGAACTGatactaaaaaaatatgtatctgcaTGAATAAGAGGGCAATGCCACAAACCACAATTTGCTAATATGCATATGTGTCAGCTAATTCTCAATCCACAAATTTTTAATCAACTGGCTTTTTCATTCTATTCTATGTCTGAGCCATCTCTTATGATTATAAGATGGCATATAAAGCTATTTTTAGTCACTGTAATAATCCTAAAAGCAAATATACCATAAAGCACATATATAATACAGTAGAAAATAAGATATTCCTCATTTTCAATTGGGTACTTTCTATTTAGCAAATATTAGAGATACAAAGACAAGTAAAAGACTACCTAGAAATAATTAATGGACATTCTATTTTTAGTTAAGACAGAACTATTACTAAAGTTAATAAAGTATGAATTTTATGCATAATATGTACATTTAGGTAAAATTCCCAATTCaccatttcctgtttttaataaTCCCCACGATAACATTAGAgtcttgaaatgaaaatatatttaacacttgtaacaaaatggaaagtaagaatttaaaatatgtaagcaaAATTTTTCCCTTAAACTTAGAAGGAAAAAATCAtcttctatttccaaatataatgttatataagaATGTATTACATAACCAAATACAACAGACCTTTATGAACTGCTCATATAACTGTCTAATTGTTTTCAGTCTCTGGTTCTGAACAATTCTAGATTGTTGAAAAGCCTTTTGTTGCTGTCGAAACAGGTTctacaaatgtaaaagaaaaaaaattataacaatttggataaaatttaaaatttaacaaaaaataattctgcATTAAATTTAAAAGGTATAGTTTTTGAATCAACACtgttttaaggggcacctgggtgactcagtcggttaagcatccgacttcggttcaggtcatgatttcatggcccatgagtttgagccctgcatctcactttatgctgacagctcagaacctggatggaacctgcctcggattctctgtctccctttctctctgcgcccctctctcaaaaataaacattaaaaaaattaatcaacacTGTTTTAACTATTATTACCAAGTTCACCACCATATACAACAATAATGTAATAAACCTAACAGCTATTGAGTAGGAACACTTaacaatacacaaaatatgttttaattcttGGTGCTTTCAGTATCACCCTGGCTAATCCTTccaataattttgatttttcagtttcttggCCTACTTTCCACCAATGGTTTTTTTGTCTCCCATTCTACTTTAGCCATTCATGCACATACTCATACCCTAGATTTTGTAATTGCCAATATCTGCAACCTCTACATAATATTAACAATAGCAAACTTCATAGTCACCATGTGTTAGATACTACTCTGAACTCTTTAAATTCAACTTTCCAGCTACTCTGTCTGTAGCTGGTCATGACTTCAGAAAACCCCACACTTATATGCTGGTAGGTCTCACTTTAAATCATGATCACTGTGATCACTAGCCTAAATTGGTCCTTAACGCTACTTGGAAATTACATTTTCCTAGTCTATTCACTGGCCCACTCTTCAGGAAAGTATTTTATACTGTCTCATTTGACTTCAAAAAGCAACTTCTTTTCTACCATCCAATGACCTTAATTATTTCACGAAATAAATAGAAGTAATCCAAAGAGAACTTTGGTCCCCATCACCATATCTACCTACACAACTACATCTATCTGTGTTCACATACTCTaccttatttcctatttttaaggaTGAACTATACTTGTTCTCTGCTACAGCCAACTTTTTCACATGTCCCAACCATTCTAAAGAATTTAGCAATTGTCCCCCTCTTtcaattccttattttttctcaagattaTTCTTAGCAGCACACAAACATGTTGCTCTTTCTCCATTCttaaacaaaaaaccacacactaTTCCTTTTCTACTCAGGCTACCACCCCATTTCTATCTTTCCTATTCTCTCTTATTCTCATTCCAGTCAACTCTTTGTACTCTCTTTTCTACCAAATCATTCTGATAAAGAACACCAACAACCTCCACATTGCCAAATCCACCCTATGTGGCCTATAAGTAGCATATGACAAAGTTTATCCTCTCTCTTCAAAGGCTTTCTTGACTTCACTTGGAGTCTTTTTTTCTACCTATTAGGCCACTCATTCTCAGTCTCCTTTACTGGTTCTCCCTCATCTTCTTGAACTCTAAACACTGAAGTACCTATTCCAGAGCTCAGTTCTTAGACTTACTTCTCTTTCACATTTACAATTGCTCCCTTGGTGATTTTATCCAATCTCATGGTTAAATGATGTATTTATGTTGAGAATTCCCAACTTTGTAAGTTCAACTCATGTCTCTTTccagaactccagactcatataCCAATGGCCTACTCAACACATCCCCTTGGTTGTTTCGTATTAACATTTCTAAAACTGAGCTGATCAACCAACCCCTAAGATTATTTAATATGAATAGTACCTTAGCTCTTAAATAAGAAATGTgtgataattttataaatgaaagaattaaatacaAGGATAGTTAACATAGTTATATATGGGAGGGGCTCACTTCCATCTCCTATAAAGATGGGCATGTAACAACAGTCTAGTCATTAAAAGTAAACCATGTTTTAACCATAATGACTCATTCAGGAATGGGCAAATAATCCAAACTAGATCAATGATATTCCTCCAATGGACTTTTCTTTCTGCAAGTTATTGAGAAAGTCTATTTTAATCCACTGAGGTTACTAAACTTGTAGCAAGTTTACAAATGCAAGAAGCTATCTTGCTTACCACACTGAAACAGCCTATTAAGAGCTGGAGACAGAGCCCAAATGACACTATGTAAACAATCCTTCCTTATACCCATCCTGCTATGCCTGAAACCAAACTATTCCTGGACTTCTTTTATATAAACCAATAATGTTTTTTGTACCTTGACAATTTCTGTCACTTGGAACTGCAAGAATCACAACCAATACAGGAACAACAGCTTTTATAAATACGGTGTGTACCCATAATTCTCTGGTTTACCGTTCAGCAGGGCCAAAACACATAGCCAGCATGGGAAGTGAAACCCAGCTGAGTGTTACGGATCTACTACACAGCTAGGCTCTCCATTCCTACTTGACACTTGGTTATAATAGATTAATTATAAAACTAAGTGTGATACTAACAGCTagtttttcttcttgttcctcAGCTTTCTGCACATCTATATCCCACTGATGAAACAAAGCCAGAAATTGCTGAGAATACTCTTGATTAAGCTTCTGCCTGTTAAAACATAAGAATGACTATTATCATATTTCATACCAATagaaaaaacattcaaaacaaaattgaTTTGACATAATTAATACTacaataaaggaaggaaataatggctCCTTAAATTTTCAGatgtgaaaacaaaaagtaaaataatgatttatgCTGATTCtagaagtatttattttcctaACCAGCTGACAGAAAATCCCTCTTGTATGCTTTAGTTCTTAAGATCTATGgaagttttattatatatacaaattttcCAGAAAACTTCATTTTATCTCCATgcagtttatttctcattttctccaatTGAATATAGTTTCTGATATGATAAACAGATTCAATGAAGTTACTATGTTTATAAGATTtccaaatagaaatatttcacttaatttttccccattttggtATGACAATGATTTTGTAAACAGTAACATTAAGCCATCAGCTAAAATATACAGATTATTTACAATAAGATTGATCTTTTTCTACATTGTTAAATAAGTAACTATCACAAGACTCATAATTTAGatgacatttactttttattcctttatagtAAAAAAACCtcaatggttatttatttatttattttttatttttatatttttttaacgtttatttatttttttaattttaattttttttttttttaacgtttatttatttttgagacagagagagacagagcatgaacaggggagggtcacagagagagggagacacagaatccgaaacaggctccaggctctgagctatcagcacagagcccgatgcggggctcaaacccaaggaccgcgagatcatgacccgagccgaagtcggacgcttaaccgaccgagccacccaggcgccccactcaatggttatttaaatggagaaaaagataATCATTGATTTCTAGGAAATCATCTCAAGTCTATGAAGGAGTACGGTTATAAGACTAAAGAAAGGACTTAGAGAAAAGTAaagccaaatatattttttactagaAACaccaataaatagaaaatgatagtatttttcataatttgcaCCAATGGATACTAAGAAATGATACAAACGTTGTGTCTGTGAAAAACCAACAACCTTACCTTTGTTCTTGTTGGGTTTTCCAAACATGTTCAATTTTCTGGTTACTAGTCTTGAGAGAAGCCTTGGTATACATTTCTAGTCTTTTCCTCTTGGCAAGGAGAGCCTTGTTAATGTCagctttattgaaaataaatacttattaaaactTAATGttgatgaaaattattttgttgcCACATGTTCAAATTAAATAGGGGTACAGTTGGTTCAACAGTTttggaaagacatttaaaattaaatcttaaagtataatattaaaaagcaagactgctttttttctaagaaaactttCAGCTATTACTATCCCGATTCTGACTTTCCtaactaaattttttaatttagagatgatttaaaaaagctaaacatgaaaaatagataTCTCCTAAAACATACCTCCAAATCTTTCCAGCATATTTTGTACTTCGCCCCTgtgaaattacattaaaaagctTTTAATTAAGGATCAAAATATCACACACCCAGTATTTTACATACAATAGTTGCTGGACAACCAAAGTAGACTTTTCTTAAAGTACTTTATATAACaggcaaaaattattttgagcacATCACCCCATATCTTCAAATATTCCTGCAGAAGTCCTTTTCTTCCCGTGCTTATCAATTACTGGAGTCTTCCCTGCATtgacaataagaaagaaaaatattttcaaaactaagTATGCCATTTTTCATGGTAATTTTTCATGGTGTAGTATCTTAATTTTGAGgccttttaggatttttttgccAACATTACTGTTTAAAGCAGACATATAAACACAGTACTTTCTCTGCAGTTTGGATGCAATTAAATCAGGATCCATGACCATTTTATAGGAACAATTTTGCAAGTCTTCCCGTCTTAATGTCATAATAGGCCAGgtttgtacttatttatttttacatattatatgtatttatgccataagtgttatatattttatttaccaatCAATCAGAAATCTGGAGAATAATGACTGTAAAGGCAAGAGATGCTGTGTAAGCTTTTCTAACTCCAAATGAGAAACATGAAGCACATCAAAAtgctttacaaataaagttttattatcgTTTAAAATGTAGTGCATTCAAAACAAGTGAAGTACAGGACATGGTCACTGCCCAACAATATTAGATATACTGTACCTTCAGTGACATCCTCCTCTGAACCACTCAGatcctttttatcttctttctcaaAGTCATAGGCTCTTACGACCTGATCCTCCACTGATGTCTTCCCAGATTTCCCTGTATGCTTTCTTCCAGACGGCACCATATTTAGttgttttctgacttttaaaaaataagtctctCAAACCTTCTGAATCCAAAGACACCATTTAAGTAAACCGGTAAATTTCAAAATTAGCGCTATCAAATAAAGATCATCTTAGGTGAATAACATTTGGGGAGTCTTCTCACTTAATCTGTTGGCCCGAAAGTTAACAAAGAAGATAAAGACAGCGTCGACGGTGAGTTTGCACCTGAGGATTGAGATCTGAATTTTAGTCCCGCTTCTGCCGGATTCTGGCTAAATTCGGGCGAATCTAGTTTGTGCATTTCAGTCACAGAGCGAAATTGTAGTTGTTGACAGGATCGGTCGTGAGCATGCCCCAAAATGAGTTTACAgcgaaataaatataaaataaaaacgttcTGCAATCTGTGCCTCGGAAAAGAACAATTCCACCTAAGATTTTTCACAACATAGACATCGAGGACAAACGAAGAGACGCCCTCGgttcattttaattgtttctgATGGGTTTGGGGCGGGGACGAGGGAGAGATACGCCCACAGACGAaggcccacctcctccccagagaTAAATTTGCTCAGGGTCTCGAGACCTGTCAGAACCCACTCAGCCCGCGGCTTTCCACCTGGCCGTCGCCTGCTCAAGGCCCTGCCCTCGGTGAAGTTCACGGACTTGATTTTCCCGTCAGAGGCCCCACCCAGGTAGTGCCAGTCGGAAAGATTTGCCTCACAAATTAAGAGTAGCCCCTGGCTCCTTCTCCCGCGCTAGACAAAAtcttcccctcctcacccctgaaAAAAACCCCAATGGCCGATGACCACAGATATAGGTCTTTCTACGGGTGTCCCCGCCACTCCAGCATCCTACAACCCAGCACCTCACCTGAGGTATCCGCTTGGCTGTCGCGACGTTCTTCTGAGGCAACTCAGAATTCCCGCGGGAGAAAAGCCAAGCGACCCTCGTCTGGGGGCGTCGCTGATTGGCTGGTGGTAGCGCGCATGCCTATAGAAGGCCACAGGTTCCGCCCCCACGGGCAACTGACCACGAGACTGCTGACCCAGAGTGCCTTGCGGGTGGTAGCCTGCGCGTCTACTATggttgaggtatgttcttttctagttttgatttttaattcaagtttCAAATTTTTGTAGTATTTGAAAATTGCAGAAGAATATGTAAGTAATGAAACATGGTTAAACACCATGTCATTTGTGAAGTAGAATTTTACCAGAACCCTTGAATTTCTTCAGGATTGCCTTACCATCCTATCCCCCACCATTCCcctttcagagattttttttttttttaattatcccgAATTTTGTGTAAATCTTCATCctcctgttttcttattttgttgccTTACATATGTGCCGTTAaacttgtttggttttgtttgcgtTTGggccatacaaaaaaaaagaaaaaattgtaccGTATTCTTTGtaatattctgtgtctctttacATTACGTCACTAAGAGAATCTATATTATTAGGTGTAGCCATAGTTctttcattttcactgctgtatagTATTTTATTGTGACTCAGTGCTCCATAGTTCATTCCATGGACATGTGGATTGCTTTCAGAATATAGCCTGTATAAACAATGTCACTATGAAATTTTGATCTACATATATGCTAAAGTTTTCGCAGAGAATCTGGATGTgaagttgctgggtcataggctgGATGACATTCAGTAATGGGGAACTGGTTTCCAATTCCACCGGCAGAGTTCTCATTGTTCAATATACTCACCCCTTGGAatagtcagatttttttttcttttttcttttttctttttaagtttatttatgtttgagagagggagtgccagcaggggagggtcagagagatagggGGACTGAGGATCCCAAGCACACTTGgggttgacagcagcaagcctgatttgcagcttgaactcaggaaccatgagatcatgacctgagtggaagtctgtcttagccaaatgagccacacaggtacccctagAATAGTCACATTTCTTAATTTTGCCATTCTAGTATAAAATGATATTACTTTGGGGTCTTTATGTTTCTGTAGTTACTTGTAAGATTAAGCTCTTgttatgcttattggccatttgcatttccttttccatGAAAATCTCTTA
It encodes the following:
- the SYCP3 gene encoding synaptonemal complex protein 3 isoform X3; this translates as MVPSGRKHTGKSGKTSVEDQVVRAYDFEKEDKKDLSGSEEDVTEGKTPVIDKHGKKRTSAGIFEDMGGEVQNMLERFGADINKALLAKRKRLEMYTKASLKTSNQKIEHVWKTQQEQRQKLNQEYSQQFLALFHQWDIDVQKAEEQEEKLANLFRQQQKAFQQSRIVQNQRLKTIRQLYEQFIKQQQEMASVRKSLQSMLF
- the SYCP3 gene encoding synaptonemal complex protein 3 isoform X1, whose amino-acid sequence is MVPSGRKHTGKSGKTSVEDQVVRAYDFEKEDKKDLSGSEEDVTEGKTPVIDKHGKKRTSAGIFEDMGGEVQNMLERFGADINKALLAKRKRLEMYTKASLKTSNQKIEHVWKTQQEQRQKLNQEYSQQFLALFHQWDIDVQKAEEQEEKLANLFRQQQKAFQQSRIVQNQRLKTIRQLYEQFIKSMEDLEKNHDNLLTGAQNELRKEMAMLQKKIMMETQQQEMASVRKSLQSMLF
- the SYCP3 gene encoding synaptonemal complex protein 3 isoform X2 gives rise to the protein MVPSGRKHTGKSGKTSVEDQVVRAYDFEKEDKKDLSGSEEDVTEGKTPVIDKHGKKRTSAGIFEDMGGEVQNMLERFGADINKALLAKRKRLEMYTKASLKTSNQKIEHVWKTQQEQRQKLNQEYSQQFLALFHQWDIDVQKAEEQEEKLANLFRQQQKAFQQSRIVQNQRLKTIRQLYEQFIKSMEDLEKNHDNLLTGAQNELRKEMAMLQKKIMMETWNSCSR